The Candidatus Wallbacteria bacterium genome window below encodes:
- a CDS encoding TldD/PmbA family protein, whose product MEAPFSQYLEQRIPALSELLASLADRFQFISILGADTSGKEFAVSRSASEIKPTAFTECGFVIRMQRQGVLGEFSINGLPADMEKLHDLICTKAEKIFSFSDRFDTQLYPAISCTGGNENFRQKVEVVPDESDTEHIMARLKTILDRLLNFNSKVSGITLKFSYEKCSKFFLTPAGCLTQSLVYCDNPVYVNVRDDHGCRNLYQVLSRAAGLEVLDLIEENLVTAVKRALELPGSAAVEPGIYEIICSPDISGLIAHETFGHGTEADMLVQKRALSAQYIGRQVANPVVTLFDNPTLAGGYGSYFFDDEGTPASCTEIIGKGVLLLPISDLPSAWMTGFPATGNGRRESFKRKAYPRMSNTYFAPGESSLDEMIRSVGRGFLLECGGGGVEDPKNWHLHCSSQFGREIADGRLTGRIVSPVILTGFVPDLLQSISMVSRETSFDWGGICTKGRKEGARVTLGGPYIKALGRLG is encoded by the coding sequence ATGGAAGCACCTTTTTCCCAATACCTTGAGCAGAGGATACCTGCTCTAAGTGAGCTGCTGGCCAGCCTGGCAGACAGGTTTCAGTTCATTTCCATTTTAGGCGCAGACACGTCAGGCAAGGAATTCGCAGTCTCCAGATCCGCTTCCGAGATCAAACCAACGGCCTTTACCGAGTGCGGTTTCGTCATCAGGATGCAGAGGCAGGGCGTTCTCGGGGAATTCTCCATCAACGGGCTGCCGGCCGACATGGAAAAACTGCACGATCTGATCTGCACCAAAGCTGAGAAGATCTTCAGTTTCAGCGATAGATTCGACACTCAGCTCTATCCGGCGATCAGCTGTACAGGTGGAAACGAGAATTTCCGCCAGAAAGTCGAAGTTGTTCCGGACGAGAGCGACACTGAACACATCATGGCCCGGCTCAAAACGATCCTTGACCGGCTTTTGAACTTCAACAGCAAGGTTTCCGGCATCACGCTCAAATTCAGCTATGAAAAGTGTTCCAAGTTTTTCCTGACTCCTGCCGGTTGCCTGACCCAGTCACTGGTTTACTGCGACAATCCTGTCTATGTCAATGTCAGGGATGATCATGGCTGCAGAAATCTATACCAGGTCCTGTCCAGGGCAGCGGGGCTGGAAGTCCTGGACCTGATCGAGGAAAACCTGGTAACTGCCGTCAAAAGGGCTCTGGAATTGCCGGGATCGGCAGCGGTTGAGCCCGGAATTTACGAGATCATCTGTTCCCCGGATATCTCGGGCCTGATCGCCCACGAAACATTCGGCCATGGTACAGAAGCCGACATGCTGGTGCAGAAAAGGGCTCTTTCCGCACAGTATATCGGCCGGCAGGTCGCTAACCCAGTAGTAACCCTGTTCGACAATCCCACCCTGGCAGGCGGATACGGCTCATACTTTTTTGACGATGAGGGCACTCCGGCTTCCTGCACGGAAATCATCGGCAAAGGTGTGCTGCTTTTACCGATTTCAGATCTGCCCTCAGCCTGGATGACAGGTTTTCCCGCTACCGGGAACGGGCGCAGGGAATCGTTCAAAAGAAAGGCTTACCCGCGCATGTCAAATACCTACTTCGCCCCAGGCGAATCCAGCCTGGACGAAATGATCCGCTCAGTCGGCCGGGGTTTCCTGCTCGAATGCGGAGGCGGGGGTGTGGAAGACCCCAAAAACTGGCATCTGCATTGTTCCAGCCAGTTCGGCCGTGAAATAGCGGACGGCAGGCTGACCGGCAGGATTGTGTCTCCGGTAATCCTGACCGGATTCGT